The Panicum hallii strain FIL2 chromosome 5, PHallii_v3.1, whole genome shotgun sequence genome contains the following window.
AGCCGCACTACCAACCAGGCAGAGGCCGTCTATTTCTCGCTACGTGCAATTGGAATGATCCAATTGTAGCAGCCGAGCGCCCTCATCTGCAGATGCGCGtccaccgcctccaccaccgcctTTTGCTGCCGCCGACGCTAACCACTCTCGCCGCTGCACCGCCCGTCCACTGCTGCCACCTTCTcctcgcccccgccgccggctaCCACCTAACGGGGATCCTGCCCTGCTCGGCCGGTAAcactcccgcgccgccgccgccctcccgaccccCTCCTCTTCTAAATCTGGAGGCCATTGAAGCCCTCCGGACCCCGATAACCCCGAACCCTAAAGCTCCGCCACCTCGTCCACCACCCTGGCCGCCGGTGCCCTCACCGGCGGCAGCTCCCCCCACCTCCCACCCCTCCAAGGCGGCCGCtccaccccctccctctcctaaCTCGCTAGCGGCCGCTCCACCCCCATCCCTCCCCCCTCCCCTAGTTCGCCGGTGGCCGCTCCCCCTTCTGTGACGCTCTCCTCCCACTCGCACGCACGATATATAGATTTCCCCACCAGGCACGCCCCCCCTGTTCGGGGTGGACGACACGATCACCCGACCCATGGTTGGGAGCGCTGACCCAGCCTAGCCACGAAGACCGCCGAGCACGCCCCGCCCATACCCGTCCGCGCCTGCCGCACGCTGATGCCACCCCCATACCCGTCCGTGCCCACCGATGCGCCGGATCTGGCGATAGAGGGTGGCGGCGGCTGGATCTGGCGATAGAGGCTGGATCTGGCGAGagaaggaggtggtggctggaTCTCGCGGAAGGGAGGCGGCGGCTCGGAGCCCGTGTccgaggaaaagaagaggagcGAGAAAAAAAACAAGAAAACCGATAATCGCGTTTATCAGTGGTGACCGGTTTGTTGAAAATTTTCCGTAATTTTGAATCTATGCCCACACCCTTCCTCCTAGTCCTTATGTTTTCTCATTTCTATGCATTGTGATGTCTTATTTTTCATGTTAGATTGCTTGTAGATAATCTATATTGTTTTGTGTACAGTTTGATGGATTTTTTCCTCTAAATTTTGTCCGAAATGAAAACGTTAAACCCGataaattttcaagaaattCGATAAACGTGTTTACCAGCAACCTCCGGTTTTTTTCCCTTGCCGGTAAAGTTAACCCTAGGGAGGAGAGCGAGGCGGCGGAAGGGGGGTGCTGGAGCATGAAGAGGAGGGAGGCGACAGCGGCGCAAGCGGGATGGAAGCGAGCGGAGGGATGAAAGTgacgaggagaggaggaagagagagaTTCTAAAATCTGTGGGTCCGAACACTAGCTATAGATTTTACCTAAAATCTAGATTTTGAATCACCACTTAAAATCCGGATTTTGGGAATCCATAATCGGATCCAAATGGGCCACAGCCACGCTCGTCCTGCCGCTCAGGCTCTCGTTTAGCGCCTTTGGGCGGGCAGCGACTCTCGTTTAGCGCCTTTGGGCGGGCAGCGACAGCCAGTGCCCGCACCACCGCTGTGGCCGCCACAGCAGCGCCCACCATCCGTTGGCCCTTTTGTATCTATACCATCTCCATTTGTATTCTTGTACTAGTTGAATGTCCGTGCATTGCTACGGGTGATAAATTTTTTCATAAGAATTATTTTTTATAGCTTATTGCATTGAGTAAGCAAGGATCGAAAATAATACACAATTTAACACCCAACACTCCAAGCTATTTCAATCAATGTTCAATATGGTGTAAAATATCAAGTTAGTCAAATTAGTCTATGAGTAGTAAAACTCTTGCGGATAAAAGATTGTCCAAATTTCTTAGGGGGGGCCTAATATGGGCCTGACAAAAAAATTTAACCCATCAAAAAGCAGTATTAACGAGAGGACCATCTATATTTGTACGAGTTCATGCACATGGCAAACAAAGCAAATGACAAAAGCACAATGTATCAAAATGCACGAGGTCAAATTCCGTCTTCTTTTGACCCCCAGAACCGGTGCAGAAGAcccttcttctctttctttatTTGGTTCTCAAGGCATTCTATCGTGTTGTATGCCATATCAAGCACGATTGGATTGCATGGCACTGTTTGGAAGGGCGGTGGGAAATTGGGAATTGTGCGACGCGACATGGACCTTTGGTGTTTGGCTCACCGATTGCTGATTCATAGCTCTCTAGTATATCAAGAAGATACTTGTTCTTGTGCAAGATACCGGTATGTCATTAGTACCTGTTATTCAAAAATGTTCAGTAATAGCTTGGCTTGCTGTGGTAATAATAATGAAGATAGGTTGAAAATGGTAACTGGCAGCCAGACATATCAGGCTACTCAAACTGCCAAGTTGCCATTCAAAGGATCGCCAGAGGCACTTATCACTCCAAGAATAGTATTTAAAAAAGCCAAATTAATGTCAACCTTTGGGCATTCAGTTACTTGTCCAAAACTTTGCCATCATACAACAGTCGACATAAACATCAGAAGTAATTCAGTGCAAACCTAGATCGTCAGGGTATCCTACCAATGCTGCAATGCTTATGTGGACAAATTTCATGATGATAACATACCTTTGTTTTATCATCAAGTGAAATAGTTGAGACTCCTTTTGAAAGTTTTAAAGGAACACTATACTCCTCCATAATACCCGTCACATGTTCTATGCAGCTATTGGATCTACAATTGTTGGATAAAGACTTCAGATCTTGGATTAAAGCCTGTGAAAAATGAGCATGTGTTATAAATTGAGAGCTTTTCTACAGTAGAACCATAAAAGCCATATTTTGAGAAAGCCAAAAAAGTCAATTAACTTGGGATTCGATTTGCTTGAACTCAGAGGAGACCAAAACCTATGTTATTAGATTAACTGGACGGCAAATAAAACTCCTGTATCTAGTGTCTAGTTATCACATTAATATTCCTCAAGATCCAAAGAAGTATATGAATAAAAAGTTTGCAAGCTGTCGGTTCAGTGTCAAAACCTTGTCAGGACTGTTCGCAAGCTGCTGTGAAAAACCAGAGAGAGTTTGTTCATGACAGAATAATGCATATGCTTCTGCCCTTTTGCTAGCAGAACTATATGACTTCGCCAAAAAGAAACATCTGTCTGCACAATTATTCAAAGTGAAACTTGTAAGGATAATCCAATGGGCATTATATATATAAGTTTTCTAGCATATCAACTGAAACTTTGCTAAGCAGCAGAAGGATTTATACAAATGGGGTGATTTGGAGAAAGGAAAGTGTAAACTAACTATGCAAGTGATTTGCATTAAGCTCTTCGATAACCTGATTGTGTTTTGGTACATATAGATAATTGGTGAATAGCCCGTAGCAAGGCATACAAACCAACATGTCAACATGTCAAAGGGTGAAAAACTCGCTACCAAAAAATAGTTCCGGAACAGATTTATTGCCAAAGGAGAGACAATGGATGCAAAGAAAGGTGGTTGTTAAAGAGTTTGTTATACTTGGGATAGAGTATTACAAACCTCGCAGCTCTGAAAGCCAAGCCTTTCAGCTCATACTCATGAATAAAAGATTTCTCTTCTTCATTTTTATTTCTGCCAGAGCTAAAAAAAATCTGTCAAGTCCGTTGTATTCTGCAAAAGGTAGTTTCCCACCGATTCTCTGAACACATCATGAAAAGTGAACTTGTTGTGATGAAGTGAAGCAACAACAGACTTGTGCCTTTTTTTTTATCATGGGGACCAGAAAAAAAGGCGCCATAAAAAAGTTAAATCTAGCCATCAAGTCAAGCAATCATAAGTCTCACCCACCCTTGCCTTCCATGCCATGCACACCAGAACAAACAAAAGGCAACAAACCAGTACAGAAAAGTTGATGCGTTCAAAGTAGCAGATAGAATTCTAACAGGGCAATTTTACTGCAATCCAGTATATTCTCCTAGAATTACTACATGGACGAATAGTTTCAGGAAATGGAAGTTACTCACCGATAAGACATCTCCAATATTGCAGGAGACATTTTCAGCAACCTTAGAGATTGGCCTGCAgtaaaaagagagagggaattTGTATAAGCAACTTCTCAATTGTAGAACTACTTTACTCAACGATCTCAAAATAGCAGAATCAAACATATGTACAATGGCTGTCAAGGTTACGTGTATCAGAATTGAATTCAGTTGGTGAGACCTGTGGATAAAGCTAGATTTAGTAGCACAAAAGTCTAAGTACAAACTTACAATAGTCATCGGCTCCTTGAACCAGAAGCTAAAATCCTAGTGGATTTATGGTGTTTCCTTAAGAGTCACTGTGACATCATATTACACCAATAATTCCGACTATGCATTCAACAAAATTAACCAATCTGCACCGACGCAAAGTAGCATCATCTGAAGAGCAGCTCACCACGAAAGGTGCCCAATCAGATCAGCAACCTGGGGGAAGTACAGGCCGAGATGCATCCACCACCGAGCagtctccctccctctcctttgCTCCTCTCAACCGAGCAAGCTGCCCGATTCCTTCCTCTTCAAATCCAAGCGCCACCGGCCACTTCCCGCACCAACGCCGCACACGAGACCCGGCCCTTCAGCAGGAGTGCACGCGCGCCGCATGTGCCGGCCAGATCGAGCAGACGGAGGAAGGTCAGGTGGGGCGAGCTCGGGCCTGAGATGCTCGCGACGGCAGCGGGCTCCGGCATGGGGACGCGTTAAGCTCGAGCACGAGCCAATCCAGGGGAGAGGAGGGCGAATCCGGATGTGGACCGGGATGCCTGCtcccagcgccaccgccctcACGGACAGCCGGAAGCCCTGCGGCACAGTGTGCGCACGGCTGCGACGCCTTGGGCACCGGGGCCGCGACCTCGCGCGGATCCCCGGCTCACGCGCCGGGGGAGAGAGGCTTGGGCAAGCGCCGGGGATCCGAGAGGCTCCCGTGCTCGCGAGTGGGAAGAGCGGACGGCGGAACGCCTGGGagcccgcgcggccgcgcgccgggcggccggcggccaaCGAGAGAGGCACCCGCGGACGGTGAACGGCGAAGGCGGAGCGCCCGCAGAGGGCGTCGGGGCGGACCAGCTAGCGGGATTCAGCGGCAGTCGCGCGGGGGAGGGCTTCGGGGCGGAGCTCTGCAGGGGCAGCAGGGCCGACGCGAGataccggcggcgaggacggcggcgaccgcgcggtGGGGCTGTGTGCGCGGAGGAGAAAGCTGAGGAGAATGCGTCGCGAGGGgagggggcgcggcggaggggtcactaGGTGGAACTGTCAGCTCGCGAAAAGAGGTGGGGAGGCGCTGGGAAGAGGCGGGGGATTGGGGAGGCGCGCGACGCTGTTTGGTTTGAGGTACCGTGGAAAGGATGAGAGCAACTCAGACGCTGCCGAGGCCAGAGAGTTAAAAAAAAAAGTTGCACTCCAGCAGCTCCACTGGCCTCTCAAATTTTTCATCTACTTTTTATTCCTAGGAGATATAGAGGATCTGTAGAAAGTCATATAAATTAGAATTAAAGGTTTTTGCTGGAgttaaattaaatttgagtCTAAAAAATAGAGCTAGCCTCTAGTATTTGAGGGTCTAATTTAGGGAACTATTGCTGTAGTTTGCCCTTAGAAGACAGACTCATACAGAGTCAGATTTTTTTTTAGAACTTAGTTTTTTTATTAGTATATATAAtgtataatataataataataatttataatttataatttatattTATTAGTAGTAGAGATGTATATCGGCCCGGTATCCGTCCTTAACTCTCCCACGCGTCCAGCCGAGACCCGGGCTGTCTTCTCCCACACGTCCACCCCTTTCCACACCCTATCTGGCTATCGAGCCAGGGCCATGGCAGTGAGCAGCAAGAACGGGAGCAGCAGCATGCGTGGCATAGGCGCACGTGCGGGCCGGGCAcgggaggagcagcagcacgcaCGCCTTGGGCCTTGCCGCCGCACAGGTGCGACACATGTGCGAGCACGGGACAGCAGCGCGTGCGCATGACTCGCCGCCGCACGCCTTGTGCAACGGTGTTGCCGGCGTCGCACCACCAGCATGAACTGCAGCAGCTCATCAACGGGAACCTCTCTCCGGCTTTCGCTGCCATGGCGAAGCCCCCGTGTCCGTCCACAAGCCTAAATTGTTAGATTGATCTCCTAGCCCATCGGACCCTAACGGGCCGATGGGCTACCTCACCCaagcgccctgatcgggggcgccccagctcaaccctagctggtgggcccccgtcgcgccgcgcaaTATAAAAGGGGGTGAGGGCCAGCGGCTCGCATCACGAGGTtgaccggccgccgccaccccacccacAGTCAGCGTAGCCGATCTACCTTGAGCGCGGTAAGCGGCGGGAAGCTCCTCCGGCATCGCCCTCGACGTCCCTGCTTCTGCCCCGAGCTCGCGGACGCGTCTACGCCGTCGGCCACCGCGACCCGTACGCCTACGGCCGAACTACTCCCATCCCTGCGCTACACCGCCATGGCAGGCACCTCTGCATCCGCCGCCGGCctagggcacgaaggtataacCCCGTGCCCTCTCTTGCATCTCTCaatccctctctctgtttctagATCAAGCAATTCACAGAGTACTTCCTAGTCTAATTAACGCATTAGCCGATCCTTAATGGTCAAcaatggtatcagagcctctAGCTATTTTGCGTTGATTAGAATTGGAAAGTGAAGTAGAAAAGAACCCTAGAAAAGATCCCCGGAAACATCCCAGTGCAACCCGTGAACCCCTAACCCTAGatccaaaccctaaccctagatgcaaaagaaaaaagaggAAAAGAGGCCGACCGGGGGAAAAGACACTTAACCTCGGTTTgcccaccgccggtgagcccgcCTCCCGGCCAGATCCGGCGCCACCACGCCGGAATCGAGCTCGGCTCGAACGGGCACCACAGAGAAACACCTCGACGGCGGCGCATTCACCTTTCGGTGGATGCGCGCGTCGGCGAGGCGCCTCACGGtggcgccgccaccgcggctgccgccgcagccgccgcccgccggtcgCCGCTGGTCACCGACGGCCGCTCACTCGCGCGCTCGCGTGGAGGAGAAGCAGGCGTCGGGGAAAGAATAGAATGAAGCTAGGGTtttgggagtgaccggcgcgggGGGTTTTTGTTACCCCGAAACGCGCGGACAGCCGTTGATCACGATCCAACGGCAGCGTTCGTCCCGTGTGTCTGTGGGCTAGATTCGGCCCAGGCGGGAATGGGAATGCGCGGCCCGGGCCCAGGTTGTCTTGGCCCGAGCGCGAGTGCCCGCGCGGGGGTGCGCGGGGCAGACGCGGGCCGGCGAGTCTTGGGCCGCTGCCACCGGGCCGCGCGTGCGGGATTTTTCCGTGGGCTGCTACGAGCGCGCGGGCCGAGCACGTGGACGCGCGGTAGCTGTTGCCGCTGGGCCGTCGGAGAAGAATGGGCCAGCTGGGCTGCCTTTGAGATTTAAACAGTGCATCGTCTTTTTCATATTTTCCAGAGCTTCTTTCCAATAGAGTTTGATTGAATTTGatacatttcaaattcaaacttgaatGAACCTTGATGCACTGTTTATAAAAGATAAATTTAGACACTTTTTGATAGAATTacagttttccgctgcaaagattaaaTATTTTTATATGCTTTTGATTACTTatcttgaaatttaaatttgaaccaacggaataatttaaattcttcAAGGCAAATAGATAATTTTTCTGAGTTGTAATATTATTATCttttgaccaacgttaacaaGCGATAATATTACAATTTTACTGAATTATCCTTTATAGATTATTTTCATGTATTATTTCTATTTATGCCCAACGGTATTCTAGATTTAATACAAAAAGAGATTATGCCTCAATTTTAATAGATAATTTTATTTTTATGTATTaattctaattctgcccaacggtgttttagtttTAATACACAAGGTTATTGCATATTTTAATTTATGACCAACGTCGTATTTATACGTGtgcaataaattttatttgaccttaatttaatgttttcaccactcatgaatgtttttcaggaggagtatcaatgatgttttccatcaacgatattccaatattaaagggagataattacaatgaatggtacagaaagctGGATCTCTATTTCATCATGGGTGAATTAGATTGGGTCCTAGCTACACCGACTCCTACAGAGCCTGTGCTTCCTGAAAGGgaggacacagacacagatgcttcttggaagcaaacagagcttgctTACAAGAAAGCAAAAGCAGAATATGAGAGGCTGTATGCAAAATGGTTACCTGCCAACAAGAAATGtttggcagtggtaaagaatacgattgagcctgcaattatgggctcaatcccagattgtgccaccgtcatagagtatcttgaaaaattaaagaaccagtacactggttcttcaaagacttatgcaacccagttgatcaaacaactggtttcagagAGATACAATGGCGGTGGCATAAGGGAACATATCCATCGCATGGTCAATCAGAATAACAAGATAAagtcattggaccttgcctttaaggaggatcacattgtccatctggtttttgcttcgttgccaaaagaatttgacacttttgttgtcaattacaacacccaaccacaaacttgggacATTGAAAAGACCATTGCAatgtgtgttcaggaggaggaaaggataaGATCCACCACTGGCGGATCTTTAAACTATGTAAACAAGAAGAAAAATACCAACTTCAAGGGTAATTTTTCGTCCTCCTCAAAAGGTAAAAGCTCTCAACAACACAGACCGCAGCAGGGACAGGCTCTCGTAGATAAAGATCAATGTCTCTACTGCAAAGAGAGGGGTCACTACAAGAAAGACTGTTCCAAATAtttaaagatgatcatggagAAAAGAGGTGAGAACGTTATTTCAtttgtaaatgaatccttgtatatagaatattcaaaatctacttggtggattgattcaggagcaactgttcatgttgcaaattctTTACAGGGATTCCgtt
Protein-coding sequences here:
- the LOC112892005 gene encoding signal recognition particle subunit SRP68-like, whose protein sequence is MSPAILEMSYRSGRNKNEEEKSFIHEYELKGLAFRAARCFFLAKSYSSASKRAEAYALFCHEQTLSGFSQQLANSPDKALIQDLKSLSNNCRSNSCIEHVTGIMEEYSVPLKLSKGVSTISLDDKTKVLMTYRYLAQEQVSS